One window of Trifolium pratense cultivar HEN17-A07 linkage group LG5, ARS_RC_1.1, whole genome shotgun sequence genomic DNA carries:
- the LOC123883846 gene encoding pathogenesis-related protein 10-like: MGVQIQEYSTPISVPPARVFKAMSIDIHNLFPKIVDIIESVELSEGTGEAGTIKKLNIIEGGKPKYVLHRVDEIDEAKFVYNFSITGGTGLAETLEKVSFKSQLVETPNGGTIRNVHVDYFTKGDYVVTEEELKAGQAKVEGLVKLCEGFLLANPDY; encoded by the exons atgggTGTACAAATTCAAGAATATTCTACCCCTATTTCTGTGCCCCCTGCTAGGGTCTTCAAAGCCATGTCAATAGATATTCATAATCTTTTCCCAAAGATTGTGGACATCATTGAGAGTGTTGAGCTCTCCGAAGGTACTGGTGAGGCTGGAACCATCAAGAAGCTCAACATAATTGAAG GTGGAAAACCCAAGTATGTGCTACATAGAGTGGATGAAATTGATGAAGCTAAATTTGTGTACAACTTTAGCATTACTGGTGGCACTGGTTTGGCTGAAACATTGGAAAAAGTCTCATTCAAGAGCCAATTGGTGGAAACACCAAATGGTGGAACCATTAGGAATGTACATGTTGACTATTTTACCAAAGGTGATTATGTTGTCACTGAGGAGGAGCTGAAAGCTGGTCAAGCAAAGGTTGAAGGACTTGTAAAGCTTTGTGAAGGTTTCCTTTTGGCAAATCCTGATTATTGA